The DNA segment AACTTGTTGCACCCAAGTTgtggttattattattattatgggtCGGCTCTATGATCTAGTGTGGCGAAAAGATGATGCTTTTAATCTTGTGATTTTTGTTGAGAGGATACAAGCTTAGGATtctttttaatgcattttttaatcTTTGATCCAGGAAATtctgtatacatacaagtacatagaAATGTTGATACAGACGGAATACTTGTTATCGAAGGAatcttcaattttattattataaaaaatatattaaaaactaaacaatttcTGCCAAACTATTTACAACTTTTAACATAAGCCACATCTGAAACATGCATATTATAATCATGAATTGTAAATCTTCCATATACTGGTACTATTCAAACCTGCACAAACGTAAGCTCATATTCTAAAACTGATTCGCTGAGCTCCTGCATAGCCTGGCCTAGTCATttccagaaatatatgtaatattcgATTATCCTGGTAGTAGTCCCTTCCTTCTGTAGTTTTCAGGTTTTGAAACGCGTACGACGGACTAATATTACCTTCTTAAATTATGCCtactatttttagtttttatttatattccaacGTTATTTTGTTAACTTTATGTTACAaacaatataagtatgtatatttgagcTTTTTTCCTTACGatatcttattttatttcatgtaCTTGGTGTTCTACAACTCATTAGTAAATGTCTCACCACATATTCATACGCATGTTTGATCTCATTTGGTGTCTAACGGTTTCAGTCAAAACTCGTATTAATCTTTAATTATTGTACGAGTTTATTAATGTCACATTCTACCAACTTGAAGTCGCCTTGTCGCTACTTTGCTGAGGAGCTCAACCAGCTCGAAACTTTGAATCCAAGTTTGCTCAGCCACGCAGTGGTTCGAGTTGGaagattaattaattatgtGTTGTTCTTCCCAAAAGTGCCAAATCAGTGTGTACTTCTGTactggtatgtatgtattttcataagcttgcctatatatgtatgtatatacatagatatatgtgtCTATATAGCCAAACAATGGATGTATTATTTAATGAAGCTGTAAATACAAATTTCGCTATGGAATGACACTTAAACTCTAGTGTCCTATTTGAAACTCCTTAAGTGCTAcagaaatataaaagtaaattactTTTCCTCATACAGACGGACATATTCACTCTCTGGGTGGCATTAATGATGACAACCTCATTGGATTGCTAAGTCGCATTACCGAGCTGGAAGAGTCCGATCGTGAAACAATTCATTTGCTCGTTTTTCTGCTCATGCAGTTCATGTCGCGCACCGATCAGGCATTCCCCTCGGAAGATAAACCGGTATCCAAGACACAGAATATTGTACTCaagcatttgtttttgcttttggggCACAATCAGATTGATAAAACTTTCCACACAACGCCGGAGAATCTACGGTAACCAAAATGCACGAATTATCACTTTAAATCaaagatttataatttttcttgcgACATTCCTTCAGTGTTTCGGCAGTCTTCAATGCATTCCTCGCAAATCTACCACAAGTTTTGGATCAAAACCACTTGATTGGCGGTCTAATACTTCCCTCGATAATGCAGATCATATTGTACGCACCGAATCCCAGTAATACGGCTGCTGATTGCTAtcaaaatttggttttcaattatTCACTTTGGTATTTGGAGCAATATCCGCGTCGCAATTGGATGTTAACTGTACTGGTGGTGCTCTACAAGTATTCCTACACCCAGCCACCGTATAGCGCGTACGTGATTTCAGCAATGCGCATGGTTATGAACAGTTTGCGCAATCATTTCCATCAATGTCGCCGCATACCAACCACCACGATATTGGATATACAAGGTACATCACGTTCACGCGACGTTAGTCAACCCTCTTTGGGTACAGATCCTGATGAGAAGGATCCTAGTCCACCAGCTAGTCCAATGTTTCCGTCGGAAGGTACTAGCGCGGCATCAAAGAGTAAAGGCCAAAATGTCGCTTTCACACCAAAACTACAACACGCATTCCGTAAGTACAATGACTCTAGTTTGGAAGCGGATGAGACGGAATCTGAACTAGTGGCAATACCGGAAAGTGATTTGTCGGACAGCACTTTGCATGGCAGCAGTGCACCGGTAactattttgaaagtatttgatttggcaataaagaaatatatatgtatgtatattttccacCAGGGTTCTTTTGACGATACCGTACATTTCGAAGAAACATCGTTGACAAAGGGCGATATGCAGAGAGCACGAGCAGCCCGTGCCATTGAGTATGAAGAGGTAagtgaacatacatacatacatatgtttatttaaaaactttttttttcacataCCGAATGTGTGGACACATGGCTGACTTTTTGCCAAAATTATCAGTCAATCTGtgaaatatacaatattattaaaattcgaagaaaatgtttctttgaaaatattataccaTTATGTCAAAACTGAGTTCGATCGCGTCAGTATTTCATATAACCCCCATAtatctaatttaaaaattttcgaactccCAGTTGACTTtgtaccacatacatatgtagatgattttagtacaattttccctgaagtaaaataaagtaataaaactgAATCTATGACTTTacttgttaaaatatttattattttcaattcaattagaAAACATCGAGGGCACAACATAAGTCGTTGATTACTACCAAAACTGGAGATACCTATACTACGAAAATTAGAACTACCGGCGGTCAAGAAGCTGTTAGTACCACTGTTGTTACCACACAAGCCCGTCATAGTCTTCAAGAAGGTGTACGTATGATCGTTACCCCTCTCGTTGGCACAGATGCGGCAGCCGAGACCGCCATTGTAAGTCCCCCAGTTGATGTGCACCGCGCTATCACAGTCCGAAATAAATCGTTAGAGAACGCTGCCGCTTCGACATCGAAGATGTTTGCTGCAATTGCCACGAACCATCTTAAAGCATTGGGCGCGCTACAAGATATACAGGCCAAATCTAGCGATAGTAACTCTAAATCGCTGACATCCAGTAATGGCAATCGCTCAACGAATAGCAGCACTGAGAACTCAGGCAAGTGTCCACAACAATTACCACCAGTTACTTCTCAGCACGTACAAAATCAACAGCAACAGCCACCACATCATCCGCCTGCTTCTTCGAAAAAGCCTATTGGGCGGCACAAGACTATTGTCGAATGCAGTGCTGGCACTTCGTCCTCATCGACCGGCACGGATGACTCAAGACTGAGCGCCAACCATAAGAAACCAGCAGGCAAATCGCTAAAACGTTCGGACAAAGCATACGGCTCACCCGATTCCCCGCTCTCCAAGATGAGCGTCATGCCGAACCCAGTCGATGAGGTGGATACCACAAAGTTACCGGCACCAAAAAGTATAGCAGCACTGGAAATACCCACGCCAGAACGTTTACTGCCTATTGGCACGCATGAGTCGGTCGGTGGTTTAATCGACCGTTTGCGCGACGGTCTCAACTTACCGGATATAAGTCATTTGAAACAAGATAGCCTCGATGTATCGGATAGCACTAAAGACGACATAACACCCAGTAGTCGTACTACATCACCACGTCGTCTCATCAAGCAAGTAGCACTGGAATCGCCACCAAATGCGAGCGCCGCCGGTCAACAGGATCTGCATTCTTCCATATTAAAAAGCGTTACTCAGGAGGTGAAGACAACAACCAGCGCTACGGTTACTGCAAGCACAAGTGGTGTGCATAACGCAACTAAACCAGAAGCCCCGAAACGTCCGCGTCAGAAATTAGCTCCCTTCAATATGGACGCTAGTGCCATGCCGGATATACGTTCACGCTTCGCTGGTGCATGGCCACCGCCACCATATCAACCCCCTGAAGAGTTGGACGATGATCTGGATGATGGCATTGAAAATGGCAATGGTCATACTGGTGCGGCAGCGCAGCCAAATCGTGTGGTAAGTGTGCTTTTGAATTCGACAATGCTTCTATTAACTTATTCTAAGAACTCACAAGATTTTCTGGTAATAAGCACTGAGAATCAAActtgcattttctttttataaaacaatgtGTAGTTATAATTTCTGTCTCTTAGTTCTGATCCATGTACACATGACCATCCTTTCGTCAAACTTTAGTCCCTTCGTTCTTGTAATTCTTGACTACCTTTTTTCCTAGAGCACTAGACGCGTTGGCGATTATACGATTTGTGACCGTTGCACCGATTGTGGCGCACTCATCGAAGAGTATACCGACGAGGATATTGGCATATTGATAGTCATATTAGGAACTTTCATTCATCGCGAGCCGGCAATGGCAGCGCCATTTCTACCTGAAATACTAACCATAACCTCGAGGTTAGTAAATAATTTGTGAAGAACAAgtataataaaatcgcaaaaatttCTTCACCAGAATCTGCTTGACGTCTACGCACTCCTGGCAGGGCGAGAATGGACCAGCATTGGTTTGCAGCGCTCAGGCTGTGTCACTGCAATTTATACGCTGTGTTCTGCATCAGCTGGCACCCAACGGCATCTTTGTACAAGTTTTTCAAACTCAAGTGAAGAGTAAGAGAGATACATActaatacttacatatgcttATGATTAATATTCAATAATCTTCACAAAGTGAAAGTGCGTCACAACTCGTTCCGCAGCATTGCACGAGCTCTACAGGACTTTCAGGAGCTCAACGCCACACATCCCATTTATATGGTCTGCGAATCTCTGCAATCGAAGAAATCGCTCCCAGTCGAGCAGTTGCCGGTGATCTTCCGCAATATGGCCGAGTATTTGCATTGCGTGCCAACGGAACTGACCACCGGCCCAGGTGTTTGGCAGCAAGCGATGCAAGCCATGGAATCATTATTGCGTCAAGTGATTGTGTTGCTGCCAAATCTGGCCAATCCCGAACATCTGCTCGACATAATGGTAGCCACTTTGAAGATGAACATTGTGCCAAAAACCCTACTTGATCCCTACTCCAAGATAATTGGCTTTTGCGTGCAGAATACGAACTTAGAATACCACTCTTTGTATGATCTGTGCACACTCAATATGCGCTCGTTTTCCAAAGATCGCGATAAGATGCTGCTCTGTCGGCAGCTGATTTTCGAGTTCGTGCAGGCATTGAAGTTTAAAACTAACATACCAGATAACAACTTGTTGATGATCATCGGCTTTGTGCTGCATGATGCTGGTGGCACGCTGCCACCGGGCACTATAATTGGCTTTCCGGAGGCCCCGCCACCCTTAACTACCAATGCCGCGGATTGTATGCGTCAGTATGTCAACGATGTTATAGATTTCCTAGCCGACTTTCACACACTGAGTAAAATCAAGGTGAgtcctacatatacatacatatgtttcattCCGCCAACTCATAAACTCGCATACCCATAAGAACTTCAAAAATGGACAAATACAAAATGGACTTGGCGAAGACACGCTGGGTGGCGTTTTGAAGGGAGCTGTGGCACAATACTTGGCGCTGGAAATGTCACGTGGTAACACACGTGACAATAAAAGTAGTTCGCGTTATTTGCCCTGGTTGAATAATGCACCGTCGTCGCTGCAGCAAGGGTGAGTCCTAGTAAAGATTCTCGTAGTCATGCAAATGTCAGCTAGCTATTCACTCTTGTTCCACAGTCCCAAAGAATTCACGGAGTGCGTTGGCCACATGCGTCTACTCTCTTGGTTGCTGCTCGGCTCACTTACACACCTAGCGCTAACACAGCGCCGCGATGAGCGTCACACCATACCCATACCATCACAGCAGGTGCCACCAACCGTGCCACCGGCAGCAGTGCATTACCAGCACCATCATCAGCAGCCCAGTGGTATGGCGCCATTTGCAATGCCGGTCTCACAGGAGTCATCTTGCCACATTGCGGATCACATCCAGGTGATTTTTGCCGGTTTCGCCGAGCAGTCGAAGACGTCGGTATTGCATATGTCATCCCTCTTTCACGCCTTCACTCTGTGCCAACTATGGACTGTGTATTTGGAGCATGTTGCTCGCTCCTCCAGCAACGCAGAAGGCAACACCATGGGTGTACTCTTCGAGTTTTGGGCCAAAGTGACACCGTGCATTTTGCAATTGGTTTCGCATGCTCGTCCACCAAAAGAGAGTTCCGGTAGTGGCGTCGGTGGTGCAGGCATAGCCGATTTCACGCAGAACCCAAATGCAAAAGTGAGTTAAAATATATCTTTATTATTGTCAACACTATTTGCTTTATAGGTATTTAAGGAACAGTCAACCGTTTTGGCGGTTGTTCTTGATTTGACAATTATGCCAGCAATGCTAACAGGTCCTCAAGGAGAAGTTATTTTTACTGGGCTAGATCTCACGCAAAGCGATGTTATAAGTGTAGGTTTGAGGGATTGTGTAAAGAAGTTGTCAGGGGGAACCCATTGCAAACAAAAGAGTTTAACCTGCCCCAATAATCAGACAACTGTGGTCGGGGTTCAAGAAGTATCTCCAACTCTTCGTCTGTTGTTGTTGAGGTTATCAAGACGTTCTTAAGGGCAAGGCGCAAATTAATGACATTCAGAAAATCAACGAAAGGTCCAGGAAGCTTGTAGTTTCGAGGGAATTGGGGTTCAAGAAGTATCTCCAACtcttcgtttgttgttgttgaggttATCAAGACGCTCTTTAGGTCAAGGCGCAAATTAATTGACATTCAGATCATCAACGAAAGGCCCAGGAAACATTCTGTTTCGAAGGCGTGTTTGATGATTGGCTTCCATAGGGTATGCAAAGAGGAGGTtattgcacgcaggacatatatatggtatgtaatTTTCATAACATCCGGCTCTACGTTTCCGAATTTGTTCAGGATTTATCCGCCCAAGGGCTATTATTTCGGGTATCAAGCTCTGTTTGGATCAGTAAGTAGTAAGTTGAGCTTGTCGAAGCTTGATCCGAACCCGGCCGCGTTTTTACAAAACCACATAAACGACTATTGTCATAAGCAAGCTCACAGGAAGTGCTAACAACACCGGCGACACAAGTCTTCGCGATTGTGCAAATAGCACCTTGTTCGCACACATCGCCGTCAGTGTGACGAGCTGGGTCGATGTAGCCATGCCTATATTAAGCGAACCCACACAGTCCCACAGTTTTTGCGATATCGACCTACAATTTTGACCACGATCTTTCCTTCCCAAGAGACTGcccatttgtcagaaccgccgatattggaccactttagcgtaactgccatacaaactggcaaaCTAGCTTCAGTGgcaccgaagttaacgtttaccttgtttttatcttaatttcttttaatttaacttgTACGCTAATATCcccaaattttataatataaattacactcatattacttttttatttattatacagaGTCCCAATGCGAAGGTGAGTTAACCCTATATAATTTATCTATTTCtttgattttagaaaaatttcttacaaatatataatttagaaATATAGTTTGTACATtccattaactttttttaaatttccttttataaaaaaatattttgtaagttttttaatatatctaCTATTATTTAACTTTATGTTTATTGTgctataaacattttttcataaacaaacctatacaataaaacaataatacttTCAGCTCTCCGAAATGGTGAATCTTCATTTTCTTAGTCTTCTCGAAGCACTCAAGGAGACTAATTCAACAATTTTAGGCAAACTTTTGCCGCTGTGGAGTCCGGTCTTGTCCTCACAAACACAGGTGAGCAATtttggtttataaaaaaatgtattttgttttaattacaattgttttaattctaattttttttatataattttttttatataattttttttttatataattttttttttatataatttttttttatatcattttttttatatcatttttttttatatcattttttttaaatactatttgttttaattttaattttccattataaatatttttttaattttttgatgtaTCACACGAATATTCAATTTACAGCTATCTAAAACGCTCCATGTACGTTTGCAAAATGTACGCGATAATGCGCCCGACTTTGAGGAGCAGCAAACACACCCTTCGGACGCATTACTGAAATGGCTGCAGCGACTACAATTTAAAATGGGTCAAATCGAGCTGCAAGCCTCGACAGCAACAcaattttattccatttaaaatatatgcaacTACATATGTGTAATATAAGAAATTCTATAGTATTGTGTGGTTTATTGAGACCAGAGCACAGCTTtcaacaatacatacatatttaagtagaaaaaattaattgtgttTGCTTAAAAGCTGCACCTTAAAGTCTTAACAATAACTTAAGCGAAATCTTAAATGTTACATGGTTTAACTACTGagtgtctacatacatacttacatagttGTGTTGTTGAATATCGAACATAGAAAATTCGTTTACaaagaaacaattaataaagtaacgttcaaataatatagaCGCTGTTGTTATTTATAGTGAGGCAACTAATTGTAGATCGTATATGTAACACCGCCACCAGACTTTTCCTCATCCAGTGGATCATGCACCTCATCGTCTTCGTTGAACTTTTGTTCACCTTCGATATGTACCGATGGTGTGCGATATGTAGTGAAGGCAGTTTTAGATTTCAGCTCTTCCTCTGTAGGCAATTTCAGGTCACGTTGTTCGAGACGCGCTATACGTGCAGCCAAACGCTCCTCGGCTTGTTTTTCTTGCAAAGACTATAAAAGATGAGATGAGGTTTCCTAACGTGGTCAtaatagaaatcaaaattatacgTACTTTTAATTTTGCCAAATAATCGGTTTGTAACTCCACCGAATCAAGTAATGTCAACATCTTTGCGCCACTGTGTTGTATAAGAGGTGGTGTTGCGGCAGTAACTTCCCAATGTTTGCCTTTTTTTCGTAGGCGCTCCTTTGCCGGATCGTGCACATCTGATACAGTGGTTTTGTAAGGTTTGAACTTTTCGCGTTGTGGAGCTACTTGCAACTCAGTTTTCGCCACAAGGTAGCGTACATGTTCCTCTACCTCCGCTAGTGACGGCGTGCTACTGCGACTATCTTCACTAATTAAGCTTACTTTAGATGATGTAGGTCTTTCAGTGAAGTGCTGTAtctttgattttatatttgttaactTTTCGCCGACATCTATTTCAACAACCTGGACATCCACGACTTTATCCGTTTCGCTTTCATCTGTCAGTGTTGAATCTGTTTCAGTTAAATTCGCTTTCGAACATGTTGATATTAAATTCTCAGACTCTGCTTTAAAAGATTCGATCTCAGCTAAATCATCTTCTGTTATTAACTTAGGCTCGGGTGGtaaaatttttgttcgtcgTTCGTGCATTGTGCATTGGGCAATCACGCGTAATGGATCTAACTCTGCTTCGTCATCGCTATCAAGAATATCGTCTGTTGGATCACCATTTTGTTCACCATTTAAGTGGCCGTTCCACTCCAGACGATTGAGTACATCTTCGCCCTTAGAAACAATGTTTAATTCTGAGAACATGTTTGCCGCTTCATCAATATTATTTCGTCGATCAAGCTCTTCTATTACTTTGTTGTAGAAATCTTCTATGCGTTTTCCTTTATCTGGCAGCCGTTTTAAGTTGGCTCTGTATAAATGGAAAATTCATATCCCTCATTGTATGCACATAATTTTTGTACTTACTTGTTTGCCAGTAACTTGCTTTGACGCTCCTTGAGATCTAACAGTTCCAAACGAGAAAGTTTCGTTAAATCTCTAACAGCATTATCTTGTTTAATAGTGGGTGCAACGGCAGGAATTCTATTCATAGGTGGGCGACTTATTGTAgccattttatacaaattattattttgaaaattatattttttaaatcacgataaagtcgatttacattaaatattacaatttcgTACGTAtgataattgtaataaaaaaaccgCCACAGAATATAAACAGCTGGTCGTAGTGATGCTGCCAATAGATTTGtttaatgtttgtgttattCATCCATTTctctgaaataataaaaaaattactatatagaaGTCCTAAAAATTTGAACTATGAcaatcaatattaaattaatattcaggagagcggcttttccgaaaacgtgcaccaattttcacgggaaatgtcttaaaattcttgtttttaattccaatttacgaatatacatatatggcgcGATAcctatttttatgcttttttgtatgtttttatttgactttcAATAATTCATAAACAGATAAACACATGTATGATTTGCGCATCGTTCGTAAATTCTTATTAGAGTTTTCCATCATATAAAATTGAGACATTTTTGTTGGTTGATTTGCATCAGCTGCactttaaattttgacatttgcCACATTGACTTGTTCAATTGCTGgagtgcaaatatttataactttcaGCGATTTCATCagatttttcacaaatattaatcAACGTTATAGGTAATTAGGTCTCTAAATAACATTACCCACaagtaaattaacaaaataaaagaaattaagatGACGGACCAAGAATTGCTAACACAATTCCAGTTGCTGGGCATGAGCGAACAAAAGGCCAAAGAAACGCTAAAGAATGCGAATGTGACGAAAAATTTGCAACTGGCACTAGCTGAGGTAAAAGGTGCTCCACCCGGCGAAGGTGTTGGCATGTTGCTTTATCACATGGCTAGTAAAATCAAGCCGCAAAACGCTCATGAATTGCCATTAGTCACTCGATACATTGTTGACCGTAAATTAGATACGACTTTGAGGGTGGAGGCGGCACttgaatatttattgaaaaatgttcaaaagaAAGGAGCTTCTGTTAATCTAAAAGAGTTTGATGAATTTTGTGGAGTAGGTGTGGTTGTCACTCCGGAAGAGATCGAGCGTATAGTGCaagaacaaataaaattgcACAAGGATGCCCTCCTGGAGCAGCGTTATCACTTCAATGCATTTAAAATTATGCAAGAAGTGCGTGCACAGCTCAAATGGGCTGATGCGAAATCTGTCAAAGCCGCGATTGACGTTGAGATATTCGATTTACTTGGTCCAAAGACTGAGGAAGATTTGAAACCACCACCAAAAActgaaaagaagaaagaaaaacaaataaaaacggcT comes from the Bactrocera neohumeralis isolate Rockhampton chromosome 2, APGP_CSIRO_Bneo_wtdbg2-racon-allhic-juicebox.fasta_v2, whole genome shotgun sequence genome and includes:
- the LOC126751075 gene encoding protein unc-79 homolog isoform X8, with translation MSDTFKNQLVNMGTRAAAFQAKLRCLHDSHVRLLQNTQPTPSGVDIANNIKYFSQTLLTVLKDVRTSPHELIRDPSEDPTRMSAYPNLEYGNLYNALTMLIDVAPCIQYGQIVFGKALLQCLCCILPFLDKDLIDNLPYLVSSTMSVLPPALHQDIVNALCYYILPFTITRRSADEQECQACQAVSSVIMMVLQYSHNPAHHCQLLECLMTLKHNVVKDILCVIAYGTSMSRSSAAKLLFYYWPAFDPNLFDRKVLLSKLTNDMVPFVCQCEQCPNAGNAEAAKVCFDHSISISYAPDCPPPLYLCIECANEIHRKHANLEFGDILHPMQQVSMVCENKNCRSTDKAAFSICFSTECASYNGNHPIRYCTLCHSNRHNSRRGGDHVVHRSLQIIWQMDPEIQMHMVESVISLLREAKPLNFEPGKDGSDPKKNGGNGTPDTITLEERQMLGRYGIWLLVGRCTPTPEMPVEVLGRILSMLFHWFHVTACSYDVASQIESTIEKLKVEHVCNWLKEICRIHYNVFISCLLPHPPEYARVGGHWETLASRTSHLKEGLQRLICLVPYEVITSEIWDYVMPHWMEAITNDVGEKELNELKIVLSKILDPEMSPLGFDAKTMYNFVAIRFEKTTAKVQQQALHWLQILTKLGILIPLVQLFAMFGDGVRIMKYGVQHELMREKEGQGKGPKTPLKETKNELGNPPRRSSISPVVEDDSGNTSAISDDEAPTNRHTEFSTDAEHNLTCCILMLDILLKQMELQDVEQHMGIHTSVCENVSRLIKCMVTAARVGLSSHVCSLKVAECAYCEASIMWHQLATKLVQFMAPLNPVRPPDIPIEDIIEEEKSSRKSPPESDKEKSRERDVSLSMAPLPIPLGPLGGFADILKLDQFFSDDGKIIIMAGPVPVAVPQPEPHSVGGVLVHMPHVCSNNDYGHSVDSIELRKVHATDEIMTATVETVSEQLDLASILPADRAIARSITLSDADVGSANVSVTRASVLGENGGANGSTGGGAGENGSVSDEEEDEEEGEDFWHTSVGKFKFTLDQLPQTLQYIHQLLTEIPTIKKPEILYYVLQCLNVMALHGDALAKAAREHRGFFIWCQENLLIKNLWGLCNAEHSHICQASVPLLLHCITLPLGSDVFWRVVQEAFHDTDWRIRFTAVERVTVITRFMDSTPLRTEVGLQTALATAFCHLIASMDDINVYVAQRATLYIGTIHDTAIRSLLFCLESQFDLFIVDRPVVLQSVYQLHNSLSDRKILNWEFFLNRFDTLFVEAQINLEKCGDISYLRDLRNSENGSEALSSKILKAREALSQSDTSGSMAKTLSASFGTKWPYKRTMSAPASMIPRQDSKFMPEKEKIYSRQISAPILKRKTSRFGLDGHIHSLGGINDDNLIGLLSRITELEESDRETIHLLVFLLMQFMSRTDQAFPSEDKPVSKTQNIVLKHLFLLLGHNQIDKTFHTTPENLRVSAVFNAFLANLPQVLDQNHLIGGLILPSIMQIILYAPNPSNTAADCYQNLVFNYSLWYLEQYPRRNWMLTVLVVLYKYSYTQPPYSAYVISAMRMVMNSLRNHFHQCRRIPTTTILDIQGTSRSRDVSQPSLGTDPDEKDPSPPASPMFPSEGTSAASKSKGQNVAFTPKLQHAFRKYNDSSLEADETESELVAIPESDLSDSTLHGSSAPGSFDDTVHFEETSLTKGDMQRARAARAIEYEEKTSRAQHKSLITTKTGDTYTTKIRTTGGQEAVSTTVVTTQARHSLQEGVRMIVTPLVGTDAAAETAIVSPPVDVHRAITVRNKSLENAAASTSKMFAAIATNHLKALGALQDIQAKSSDSNSKSLTSSNGNRSTNSSTENSGKCPQQLPPVTSQHVQNQQQQPPHHPPASSKKPIGRHKTIVECSAGTSSSSTGTDDSRLSANHKKPAGKSLKRSDKAYGSPDSPLSKMSVMPNPVDEVDTTKLPAPKSIAALEIPTPERLLPIGTHESVGGLIDRLRDGLNLPDISHLKQDSLDVSDSTKDDITPSSRTTSPRRLIKQVALESPPNASAAGQQDLHSSILKSVTQEVKTTTSATVTASTSGVHNATKPEAPKRPRQKLAPFNMDASAMPDIRSRFAGAWPPPPYQPPEELDDDLDDGIENGNGHTGAAAQPNRVSTRRVGDYTICDRCTDCGALIEEYTDEDIGILIVILGTFIHREPAMAAPFLPEILTITSRICLTSTHSWQGENGPALVCSAQAVSLQFIRCVLHQLAPNGIFVQVFQTQVKMKVRHNSFRSIARALQDFQELNATHPIYMVCESLQSKKSLPVEQLPVIFRNMAEYLHCVPTELTTGPGVWQQAMQAMESLLRQVIVLLPNLANPEHLLDIMVATLKMNIVPKTLLDPYSKIIGFCVQNTNLEYHSLYDLCTLNMRSFSKDRDKMLLCRQLIFEFVQALKFKTNIPDNNLLMIIGFVLHDAGGTLPPGTIIGFPEAPPPLTTNAADCMRQYVNDVIDFLADFHTLSKIKNFKNGQIQNGLGEDTLGGVLKGAVAQYLALEMSRGNTRDNKSSSRYLPWLNNAPSSLQQGPKEFTECVGHMRLLSWLLLGSLTHLALTQRRDERHTIPIPSQQVPPTVPPAAVHYQHHHQQPSGMAPFAMPVSQESSCHIADHIQVIFAGFAEQSKTSVLHMSSLFHAFTLCQLWTVYLEHVARSSSNAEGNTMGVLFEFWAKVTPCILQLVSHARPPKESSGSGVGGAGIADFTQNPNAKLSEMVNLHFLSLLEALKETNSTILGKLLPLWSPVLSSQTQLSKTLHVRLQNVRDNAPDFEEQQTHPSDALLKWLQRLQFKMGQIELQASTATQFYSI